TAAGCAGAATGACACAGTCCGTGTAATGCGTGCGCAGGTTGTTCAAAATGATTTGCTCTGTTTTCATATCGACTGCTGAAAACGGGTCATCCAGAATCAGCAGAGCGCCATGATGATAGAGCGCCCGCGCCAAAGCGATGCGCGCCTGCTGACCGCCGGAAAGCCGGATGCCGCTGCTGCCGACCAAAGTCTGGATGCCTTCCGGCATGGCTGACAGGTCTTCCTCAAAACAGACATCCCGCAAAACAGCGCTAATATCTCCCTCTGCGCCCAGCGTAATATTGCGATAGAGGGTATCGGACAGCAACTGTGGCTGATGCCCCAGATAAGAAATCCGATTGCTGCGTTCCACCTTGCTGTAATCGCGCAGCTCCCGGCCGGCCAGCTGTATGCTGCCGAGATAAGGATACAACCCCTGTAAAGCAACACCCAAGCTGGATTTACCGCAGGCCACCGGACCTGTGACGCCAATCAGTTCGCCTGCTTTGGCCGAGAAATTCAGCTGTTCCAAAATCAAAGCCGGCTCTGTCGGATAAGAGAAGCTGAGATCACGCACAACCAGACTGGCCCCGGCAGCGCCGCTCCGATCGCTGCGCTCGTCTTCCCGATAGGCGGTCAGATAGGGTTTGATGCGCTGCCAGGAGACCGTCGCCTTTTGATATGTATTGAATAATTTGGAAGCCTTGCTGTCCTTGGTGGTCAGGGCGATAAAAATGGTGAGATAGGTGGAAAACATGCCGACCGTCCAGAACCCGCTGATCACATTGCTGCCGCCGTAATAGAGGATAAAGACAATGCCCAGTAAAGCGATCACATTGTAGACCGGCTGCATCGAATTCTCCAGAATATTCGCCCTGACCGACTTCACTTGCAGGTCATCCAGTTCATGAAAATACGCCTGGCGGTTCTTTCCTTCCAAACCGTTGACCCGCAGCAAGACGGTGTGCTCAATATTATCATAGGTGAGGCCGGCCACCCGGCTGCTTTGTTCCCGGGCTGCTTTGGAAAACTTTACAATGTAATTTTTCAGAGATTCTGCCAGCCACATGGCGACTGGTACAAAAAGGCAGGAGACAAGCGTCAGTTTCCAGTCGTAAACCAAAAGAGATATAAAATAGGAAAGCATCAGCACTCCGGTATCAAAGATCTCGGTGGTGACTTTGCGCATTCCCTCCACACAAATATCCACATCCGAGACCGCTTTGGTCATCAGATCCCCTGTCTGTTCCTGCGACAGCTCAAGAATTTCGCGATGCATGATGTTGTTGTAAAGCATCATGCGCATCGCGGCGCTGGTCCGGTTGGCAAACAGACGCACATAATAACGTTTGAAATAACGCATCAGCTGAATCAGCAGGACGGCAGCTACAAAGAGGGCGGCTTGCAGCCAGACCAGACGAAGCGGACTTTTGGCGAGGATGCTATCGATCAGCCGTCCCTGCAGAATGGGCCAGACCGACATGCCGCCATTGCAGAGGATACCACAAAAGAAAACGGCGGTTAAAACGGAGCGCTCTCGTTTCCAATAACTGCTGATTTGGTCTGGTTTTTCAACCGGACTAAGCTTCAGAACTGCCATGCTCTTTTGCCTCCAAAGCCAGTAAATTGCCAAAGCCGATCCGGCGTTCATTTTTTGATTTCCAGTAAAGCCGATCCAACACCGGCAGGAAACTCTCTTTTTCCACAGCAGTGAGATCCGCCAGCAGCCATTCGTAAAAGAAAGACTCTACCGAAGCCCTGGCATTCTTGACGGCATCGCCTTTTGCTGTGACATAAAGCTGTTTGCTGCGGCCGTCGCTGGGATCCTGTTGGCGCAGGAGAAAACCTTTCCGCTCTAAATTGACAGCCCGTCTGGCCACCGCCGCTTTATCCAGATTCAGCTCCGCCCGGATGCCTTCCTGACTGATGCCGGGATGATGACGCACACAATGAATGAATTCATATTCCGCTAGACCAATGCCGCTGTCCTTTAAGACTTTACCGGTAAAACGTGTCGCCTCGCGGGCGATTTTGCTGATCTGACGATTGGTCGCATCCATAATCTACCGCCTCTTTCCGAATAGTTGTAGTATCAACTAATTCAGAGCATACTACAATTCCGCGCAGCTGTCAACCGGCGAAAAAAAGTCGGCGGCAAGAGGGGCAGAAAAAACCCCTTGAACCCGTCCTTTACAGTTCAAGGGGTTGGTCGGTCTTATTTCGTTTGCCAGGCCTGGATGTTCTGCCAATCCGCCGTCAAATACTCGCCTTCCTCAAAAAGGATATGTCCCGAAGCATAGGGTTTGCCGGCAATGGTGATGGCGACCCGATCGGTTTGAAAATAATTGCCGAAGGTGTTAGCCACACTGTTTAACAGCATGGATTCCAAAGTGGTACCGGCATTCATATCGCTGACAAATTCAGCGGAAAGATCCACCGTCAGCAGGCCGCTTTCCCGGTCGTAGCGCACACCCAGTACGGAAGCAGACTTGGACAGCAACGGCTGCAAACCGCTGCCTTGCGGAACCTGCTGCATTTGTTTTGTGAAGGCCTCATAGATCTCATCATTGCTGAACAGCCTGACCGTCTGTTCCAGATAAACCAGTTGCCCGCGATCAAAATCCGGGTAATAAAAGCGGACCGTCTGCTCCAGGGGCACATCGGTTTCCATTTTCAGCAGAGCGCTGCTGATTTTTGTGTTGGGATCTGTCTTGGGCATGAATTCACGCAGAATCAAACCGATGCCGGGAGCATAGTAATCTCTGCTGGTTGCATCGGCAGTCACTGTCGTAATTTCCAGCGCGTTGAAAGTACCGCTGGGAACCGTGACTTTTTTCTGCATGGCGGTGATGCTGCGGGTGGAGCCGTTGCTCAGCGTCCAGGAAGTGCCTGTCTGCAGCGGTTCTTTCAGCATGATTTCCGCTTCTTCGCGCAAGGCCATTGCATTGATCCGGAAATAGGTTTCTCCTGCGCTATAGACTTTTTTCAGCATACCGTTTTCCAGGACATAAACGCTCACAGAAGTCGTGCCGGGATTCCGTTGCCTTAATTGAATGGCGGAATTGTTCTGGTAATCCACATAGGTCTCAAATTCGGCATATTCGTTGCCTTCCCCCTGGTAGACCAAATGTACGTTGCCGGTCAAAGGGAAATAATCCAGAATTTGCGCCGGCGCTGTCCGATTGCAGGCGGCCAAGAGACAGAGCAAAGCGGCAAGCAGGATCAATCGTGTTTTTTTCATCAGATCATACTCTCCTTTTCTGGGACGATTGATACGAAAAACGTCCGGGGTTTTTTTCTCTTGCGGAGAGAGCGGAGCAAAGAGCTGCGTATCGCTGTTTTAGACGCAACAAAGAATCGAAAAGTTGCAGCCGGGTGAGGCCGGCCGCCGGCGACAGCCAGGAAGCCACAAAGCTGTTAGTGGCAGGAGCGGTCCGTCAGCGAGAAAAAAGCTCCAAACAGGCTGATTGTCCTGCGCATCCTGCCGGGAGCCGGTTGCTTATTTTTTTAATTTTCTACCACAAACCCGTTTTCAATGGTAATGCTGCAATGATATCGCGGTGATACCTGGCTGACCGTTTGGGTAACGCGGTCCAGCAAATTTTGTTTGTCTTTCTCATTATAGGAATGCGGTACCACCAGATCAAAAATCAGATTGACCGATTGCTCCCCGTTCACGGTTCGGAAATCGTGAATGGCAGTTTTGGGATCAAGTTCCAGAAGGATCTGCTCGATCATATTTTTACTGTCCAAAACCCTTTTATCGTTGATTTCAATCGGATCCATATGGATGACCAGAAAAATCCCCATCTCCTTGGAAAAATCACGCTCGATTTTATCGATGGTTTCATGGATGACTTCCACACTGGAATTATTGGCTACTTCGGCATGAATGCTTGCCATGATATTGGAGGGGCCATAATTGTGCACGATCAAGTCATGACTGCCCAGGATGCCGTCATAACTCTCGACCTTCTTTGTGATAGTGTCATAGACGTCCTTATCGAGGGCTTCGCCTAACAGCGGCATCAGGGTGTCTTTGGCAATCTTAAAGCCGGAGAACAGAACAACGACGGAGACCGCCAAGCCGGTCCAGCCATCAATGGGAAAACCGGTCAATTTTTCAATCAGGACAGACAGGATGGTCGCAGAGGTGACAAAAACATCGTTGCGTGCATCGGCTGAGGTGGCTTTTAAAATCACGGAATTGATACGGTGACCAAAGAGAGAATAAAAGCGGGACAGCCAAATTTTCACCAGCACGGAGGCTGTCAAAATGCAGATAAACAGCCAGCTGAAACCGATTTTTTCCGGATTGAGGATTTTCGTGACGGAACTGACGAGCAGGCTGAAGCCGATATAAAGGATCAGAAAAGAAACGATCAAAGCGGCAATGTACTCAAACCTGCCGTGACCGAAGGGATGCTCTTTATCCGCTGTTTTTTCCGCCAATTTCACGCCCACCAAACTGATGACGGCAGAAGCGGCATCCGATAAGTTATTGAAACCATCGGCCATGATGGAGATACTGTTGATGCCAAGGCCGATGGCCAATTTAGCCATAAACAGTAAGGCATTGCAGAAAATGCCCACCATGCTGGCCAGCGTTCCATAGGCCGTGCGGACTTTGGCACTATTGGTATCCTCATAATCCGGGATGAATTTTCTTAATAGAAATTGAGTCATACTATCGCTCCCCGAAGCTTCCGATTTCTCATTTCCACAGAGATAAAAAACACCTGTGGAACATGCTACTGTCCCACAGATGTTTAAAAATCCATCCGTTGTCGAATCAACGACCCAGCCCCATCAATCAAATTGAAAGATTTGATTCATCGCCTGCTCAGATTGTACTGTAGATTTTATGCAGTGCAAAGAGATAATTTAATTATATCCTATCATTATCGCTGTGTCAAGCCTCAGACCGCGCTGAATTCAGTTTTGGAAAATTGCAAGTTTAATCGCCCACCATATAGTACGGATTATGATTCAGGCTGTCATTTGATTCGGCGATTTGCAGCTGGGATTTTTCATGGATCATGGCTCATCCGGGTTCCAATCTGCGCCGGCATCCGTGCGGGAAATGCCAAAAATGCTGCAGTGCCGCCGTTACGATAACGGGGGAATTTTAAAAAGCTGATCAAAAAGCTGATCAAAAAAAAGGCCGTTGCCCGCCCGGCAGCAGCCTTTTTTGCAAGCAAACGCTGGCCCTTCGACCTTCATGCAAGGGCTTCGTTGTGTTCCTGCGGCGCTAAATGCAGAACATAAACCGAAGTCGCGGCCGTTGGGATGTGATCGGTGAACGGTTCAAAAAGAGCCAAATCCTCTGACCTGACCGAAAAAGCCAGGTGATTGATCCTCAGCTGCTGAGCTCGTCTGAGCACGGCGGCAATCAAGCCGGCAGTAAGGCGTCTCCCCCAGAGATGGACAGCGGCGGTGTCATAGAGTCCGGTTCGGTCGCGCAAAACGCAAAGAGATTTCTCGCTCCCCTCCTGCAGCACAAAACTCATTTCTTTGGGGCGCAAATTAAAATCGATGGCATACTCACCCGGGTCTTCCTCATCGGAGAGCAGCTGCAGCAGTTGAGTTTGCGAAACAATGCGGCCGGAGAGCAGATTCTGCGCGAACAGCGCGCTGTCGGCTCTGGTTTGCCACAGCCTGCGCAGAGAGACCGTGCGGACCCGCAGCGGCGAGGTCTGCGGCGGCTGTGTGTTGACGTTGACCTGGTAATATTCCATTTCTTTTTGCATGGAGAATTTCTCATAAAAAGTCGCGGCAGCCGGATCATAGGTGGTGAGCGTTGTGCAGCCGATTTGTCCCAGCAATTCCAGCGCGTCCTGCATCATCAGCGTGCCGACGCCCTGCCCCCTGTAATCGGCATGGATGTACATGACGGAAAGATTGGCATTGTAACCATAGAGCGGGTCGTCGCCAAGGATCAGTTCCAATTCACCAACAATTTTACCGTTCAGTTCGGCAACCAACGGGATATGCCCCTGCAGCAAAAGCCGATTGAGATGGATGGCGCAGAGCTCAGGGCTCATCCAGGCGCCGCCATGTTCCCAGCGATCTAGGAGACTGCAGTCACGCCATTCGGCTTCGACGCGCCGCTGGCTGCCGTCTGCTTCGGTCAGACGATGATGCCAGACTTTCACATCGCTGCGGTGAACTTCGTGAATCCCCAGAGTATCCGCCAGGGTGGCGAAGCGAACCAATAACATTGAAAATCCCTCCCATTTCAAAAATGTTTGTGCTATAATAGCGGTAAAGTAGCGGTCTGATAAAGGCTGTCGGGGGAGATGAAGCGGTGTCTGCTTTCTTGTTGCCGGCCGACTGGCAGGCGCAGCTGACGCAGGTGATCAATACGCCGGACTATCGGCAAATGCTGCTGTTCCTGCAGCAGGAGTATCAGCGGAGAGTCGTTTATCCCCCGGCGGAGCAGGTATTTCGGGTTTTTCAGGCGGTGCCGTTTGCGCAAGTCCGGGTCGTGATTCTGGGACAGGATCCTTATTTACATTTCGGCGAAGCAGAAGGTTTTGCCTTCTCCGTTTCAAAAAATAGAAAAATTCCTTCCAGTTTGCACAATATCCATCGGGCGTTGGCGGCGGACTTAGGGTTGGCCATGCCGCCGCACGGCAGCCTGGCGGCCTGGCTGTGCCAGGGTGTTTTTTTGCTGAATACGATTCTGACGGTAGCCGGTCCCGGTTTGGAAGAAGTCCGGCAGGGAGCGGCCGCCACGGCGGTCGCCGGCAGTCATCGCGGCATCGGCTGGGAAAGCGTTACCGATGCGGTAATCAAGAGTCTCAGCGCAAGGCCGCAACCGCTGGTTTTTATGCTCTGGGGCAAGGAAGCGCAGAGCAAGCGGGCGCTGATCGATACCAATCGCCACCGTGTGCTGGAAGCGCCGCATCCCAGCGGTTTATCCGCCTGGCGGGGGTTTCTCGGCTGCCGTCATTTTTCACAGGCGAATTTGTTTTTGCAAAGCAACGGCCTGCCGCCGGTTGATTGGAATTTACCAGCCTAGGGAAGGGGTAAGAGGAGATGGCAAAATTATATTTTCGTTACGGTACCATGGGCAGCAGCAAATCGGCGCAAGCCTTGATGGTGGAGTTCAATTATCGCGAGCGCGGTTATCATGTGCTGTTGGTCAAGCCTTCCCTGGATACGCGGGAGGAGAATGCCGTGATCCGTTCCCGGGTCGGTTTGGAAGCGCCTTGCAAACTGCTCAACCGGGAGCAAACCTTCGCCGAATTGCTGCAGGCGGAGCATCAGGTGATCATTGTTGACGAAGCTCAGTTTTTGACCGGCAAACAAGTGGAGGAACTGAAAAACATCACGGTCGATCGCGATATGCCCGTGCTTTGCTACGGTTTGCGCACCGATTTTCGCACGCGGCTGTTTGAAGGCAGCGAGCGCTTAATGGAATTGGCGGAGAGTGTGGTGGAGATCAAATCCATCTGTCACTGCGGCGCCAAAGCAACCGTCAACGCGCGCTATAACGAGCATGGCATTGTCTATGAAGGCGCTCAAATTGAAATCGGCGGCAACGAACGCTACACACCGCTTTGCTATAAATGCTGGCGCGAAGGCAGGCTGAGTTAAGCAGGCCTTGCCTGCCCGGCGTGCTGCGGGTTACAATCAAGACAATCATCAAGAGAAAGACGGTGATCCCATGGCCAAGAAATCCGGCAATCAACAACTGGCGCAGAACCGCAAAGCGCGGCATGATTATTTCATTCTGGAGACCTTCGAAGCCGGCATCGAATTGCGGGGTACGGAAGTGAAATCAATCCGTCTCGGCCGCTTGAACCTGAAAGACAGCTATGCCCGGGTGGAAAAAGGGGAGTGCTGGCTGCAAAACGTGCATATCAGCCCTTATGAGGCCGGCAATCGCTTCAATGTGGATCCCCTGCGGGCGCGCCGGCTGCTGTTGCATAAGCGTGAAATTCTCAAACTGCAGAGTGCGGTCAAAGAAAAAGGCCTGACCCTCGTGCCGATTTCCTTCTATCTCAAAGAGGGCCTGGTCAAGGTGGAACTGGGGATTGCCCAAGGCAAAAAAATGTATGACAAGCGGGACGATGAGGCCGATAAAGCCGCCAGGCTGGAAAGCGCGCGCGCCACGAAGCAAACGAACCGTTACAATTAAACTTTGACAGAATCCCGCAGGTCGGGAACTTGACAAGCGGGCAAAAACTGTGTATAATTCCTTCCTGACAATTAAATTCTCATCAAGAGCGGTGGAGGGACAGGCCCGATGAAACCCGGCAACCGGCTGCGCTGCGGTACGGTGCCAAATCCTGCACAAAAGCTTGTGGCAGATGAGTGTATATGCAAAACGCAAAGACCTCTGCTTCTATGGGCAGAGGCCTTTTTTGCGCCGACAGATCCCGAGAAGACCTGTCAGTACACGGTTTGATCTTAAGGTAGGGAGGAAACGATGATGAACAAAGAACGTCACTATTTCACTTCGGAATCGGTTACCGAAGGACATCCTGATAAGATGTGCGATCAGATTTCCGATGGCATCCTCGATGCGATTATAAGCAGCGACAAAGGAGCAAGAGTCGCCTGCGAGACAATCGTCTGCACCGGACTGGCGCTGGTCATGGGGGAAATCACCACCACAACTTATGTGGATATTCCCAGTATCGTGCGGCAGGTCATCGAGGAAATTGGCTACACCCGCGGTAAATATGGTTTTGACGCAGAAAACTGTGCTGTACTCACTTCCATCACCGAGCAATCGGCGGATATTGCCATGGGTGTCAATGCCGCCCTGGAGTTGAAGGAAGGCAGCGAGAAAGAAACGGCGGATAATTGGCTGGGCGCCGGTGACCAGGGCATGATGTTTGGCTTTGCCTGCAATGAAACGCCGGAGCTGATGCCCGCTCCGATTCAGTATGCCCATCAGCTGACCCACAGATTGGCGGCGGTGCGCAAGTCAGGTCTGCTGCCCTGGCTGCGGCCCGACGGCAAAAGCCAGGTGACCGTAGAATATGAGGGGAATGTCCCCGTGCGGATTGCTACCGTTGTTTTATCCACGCAGCATGCGCCGGATGTCTCGCAGGAAGAAATTCGCCGGGAAATCCTGCAGCAGGTGATTATTCCGGCTTTGCCTGCGCATTTGCTGGATGAACAGACCCGCTATCTGATCAACCCGACCGGACGTTTTGTGATCGGCGGTCCGCATGGCGATTCCGGCTTGACCGGCCGTAAAATCATTGTCGATACCTACGGCGGCATGGCCAGCCACGGCGGCGGCGCTTTTTCCGGCAAGGATCCCACCAAAGTCGATCGTTCGGCCGCTTATATGGCGCGTTATATCGCTAAAAATCTGGTAGCAGCCGGTTTGGCCGACCGCTGCGAACTGCAGCTTGCCTACGCCATCGGGGTCGCGCAGCCGGTTTCGGTGATGCTGAATACGTTCGGCACCGGCAAGTTAGGAGAAGACCAACTGGTCAAGCTGGTGCGCCAGTATTTTGACATGCGTCCGGCCGCTATTATCAATCGCCTCAACCTGCGCCGTCCCATCTATCGTCAGGTGGCCTGTTACGGTCACTTCGGACGCAGCGATTTGGACCTGAGCTGGGAAAAGACAGATATGGCTCAAATTCTGGCCAACGCCGCACTCAAAATCAGCGCGTCAGCCGTGTAATCGGCGGAGCAATGCAACTCCCCTGTATCGCCGCAGCCTAAGGTTGCGGCGATACAGGGGAGTTTTACTTGGATTCGCCGCGGTCCTGTGCTATAATCAACAGGAAACCGGTGTTTGCAGGGAAAACGATTTTTTTTGCTTGAGAGAAAGGCGGCGGCTGGCATGGTTTTATTGGAAGGCACGGTACGCAGAATTACTTTTCATAACACAGAGAACTTTTATACCGTGCTGCGTCTGGAACTGCCGGGCAAACAACTGCCGGTTACGGTGGTCGGTCACTTTCCTGCGGTCAAAGAAGGAGAGCAATTGCGCCTGGAAGGCGATTGGATCACTCATGCCACCTTCGGCCGTCAATTCCGGGCCGAGAAAAGCGAGATCCTGCTGCCAACCACCGAGAACGGTCTGATTCGCTACCTTGGTTCCGGTCTGCTGAAAGGAATCAAACATAAACGGGCGGAAGCCATGGTGCAAAAGTTCGGTAAAGAAATCCTGCGTGTGATCCGGGAAGAGCCGCAGCGGTTGCAGGAGATTCGCGGCATCACAGCCAAAATGGCCGTGCAGATGCAGCGGGACCTGCAGGCGAATCAACAAATCGAAGCTTTTATGATCTATTTACAGGGCTTTGAGATCAGTCCGCATCTGGCGCTGCGCATTTATAAACATTATCAGGGGCAAAGCGGCGTCGATATGATTGCCTTGATCCGTGAAAACCCCTACCGTTTGGCCGATGAAGTGTTTGGCATCGGCTTCCGCACGGCCGACGAAATCGGCAAAAAACTGGGTGTGCAGGAGACTGATCCCAAACGCCTGCGCGCCGGACTCAGTTTTGTTTTGAGCGAGCAAGTCAATGACGGCCATTGTTATTATCCGGAAGAGCTCCTGCTGGAAAAAGCGGCGGAATATCTGAAAGTGGAAAACGCCTTGCTGCAGACGGCGCTGCTGTCTTTGCTGAGCAGCGGCGATTTTGTGGCGGAAGCGGAAGCCGGCGGCAGGCGGCGGATCTATTTGCTGCCTTTTTATCTTGCCGAAACCAATACGGCGCAGCGGCTGCGGCTGCTGTTGAATTTGGGTGCGGCGAATCTGCCGACTTTGCTGCAGGAGACAACCGGAGAAGACGATTTTCAGCTAAAACTGCTGCAGTTGCAAGCACAGCAGCAGATTACTTTTGCACCGGAACAGCGCATCGCTTTACAGGAAGCGCTGCATAACAGCCTGACGATCATTACCGGCGGACCGGGCACCGGTAAAACCACGATTGTGCGGGCTTTGGTGGCGCTTTATCTGCAATTGGGCGCCAAAGTTTTATTGGCGGCGCCCACCGGCCGGGCGGCCAAACGCCTGAGCGAAGTCACCGGCCGGGAAGCGAAGACTCTGCATCGCCTGTTGGAATACAGCTTTGTGGCCGGCAGCGGTGTTGATTTTGCCCGCAATGAAGACAATCCTCTGGGCTGTGATTTATTGATCGTGGATGAAAGCTCGATGATCGACTGCCTCTTGTTTTATCATTTGCTGAAAGCGTTGCCCAACGGCTGCCGTTTGATTCTGATTGGAGACCAGGATCAGCTGCCCCCCGTCGGCCCCGGCAATGTGCTGAAAGATCTGATTGCCTCCGGTGTGGTGCCGGTCGTGCAATTGCGGACTGTTTTCCGGCAGGCGGCCGAGAGCCGTATCGTAACCAACGCACATCGCATCAACCGGGGAGAGGTACCGCTCTATGGGGAACAAAACAGCGATTTCTTTTTTATGGAAAAAGAAAATGGCGAAGAAGCCCTGCAGCTGGTCTGCGATTTGGCAGCCGTTCGTCTGCCCAGTTTTCTGAATCTCGACCCGCTGGAAGGAATTCAGGTGCTGACACCGATGCGCCGCGGCAGCGTTGGTGTGGAAAGCTTGAATCAAGCCTTACAGCAGCGCCTGAATCCGGCCGCCCGGGGCAAAGCGGAACTGCAGCGCAACGGAGTGGCTTACCGTTTGGGTGACAAAGTCATGCAAATCCGCAATAACTACGATAAAGCCGTGTTCAACGGCGATATCGGCCGCATCATGTCGGTGGATGCCGAAGCGCAAAGCCTGGTTGTAGAATATGTCGACGGCGAGGGCAGCCATTTGATTGCCTATGAGGACAACGAACTGGACGAATTGGTGCAGAGCTATGCCATCTCCGTGCATAAAAGCCAGGGCAGCGAATACCCTGTGGTGATTCTGCCGCTGCTGACGCAGCATGCCGTGATGCTGCAGCGCAACCTCCTGTATACTGCCGTTACCCGCGGCAAAAAGCTGGTTGTTGTGGTTGGCAGCAAGCGCGCCATGCAGATGGCGGTCCGGCGCAATGATGTTGCCGTACGCTATACCGCTCTGGCTGAGCGCCTGAGGTTGGGCCGATGATAAAAAAACCCTGGCGCTATTACCCTTGGCTGCAGGCTGTCGGTAGTCTGATTTTCCCGCCGCTGCGGCAATGTTCGCTCTGTCAGGCTAAGATCGAAAGGGAAAGTGATCATGGCGTCTGCCCAAGCTGCTATGCCGGGCTGCCTTTTTTAGCGGATCCCGTATGTCCCATCTGCGGGACGCCGTTTCCCGGCGGTGCGATTTGCGGTGTCTGCCGGCAGCGGCAGACAACTTTTACCGCCAACCGTGCCTTACTTGCCTATCAAGACAAAGGCCGTGATCTGATCTTGGATTATAAGTACCGCTTTCAGCCCTCACTGGCCGATTTTTTTGCCGCCGAATTAACGGCGCGGCGTCTGCCGCAATACCAGTTTGAACAGACACCTCTGCTGACTTGGGTACCGATGACGCGCTCCCGCCTGCGTGAGCGCGGTTATAATCCCGCCTTACTCCTGGCGGAAGCGCTCAGCGTTACGAGCGGTTATCCGCTGCAGAATACCCTGGTCAAAACGAGCCAACCTCCCGATCAGCATGGTCTCAACCGTGCAGAGCGCTGGCAGGTGCTGAAGGATGTTTATCAGCCGATTGCCCACCTGCAGGCCGCCGGGCAGGTTTACCTGCTGATTGACGATGTTTACACCACCGGAGCGACCCTGCACTTTTGCGCGGCTGCGCTGCGCCAAGCCGGCGCCAAAGAGGTTTTCTGTCTGACGGCCGGCCTGACACTCTGAGGGATAGCGGGAAATGTTGCTTTGAGACAGCCGAAAAAAGAAGGAAAGTGAAATTGGTCTGTTGAACTGTAGCAATAAGACAGGTGAGCAAGCCTCCTG
The DNA window shown above is from Negativicutes bacterium and carries:
- a CDS encoding ATP-dependent RecD-like DNA helicase, producing MVLLEGTVRRITFHNTENFYTVLRLELPGKQLPVTVVGHFPAVKEGEQLRLEGDWITHATFGRQFRAEKSEILLPTTENGLIRYLGSGLLKGIKHKRAEAMVQKFGKEILRVIREEPQRLQEIRGITAKMAVQMQRDLQANQQIEAFMIYLQGFEISPHLALRIYKHYQGQSGVDMIALIRENPYRLADEVFGIGFRTADEIGKKLGVQETDPKRLRAGLSFVLSEQVNDGHCYYPEELLLEKAAEYLKVENALLQTALLSLLSSGDFVAEAEAGGRRRIYLLPFYLAETNTAQRLRLLLNLGAANLPTLLQETTGEDDFQLKLLQLQAQQQITFAPEQRIALQEALHNSLTIITGGPGTGKTTIVRALVALYLQLGAKVLLAAPTGRAAKRLSEVTGREAKTLHRLLEYSFVAGSGVDFARNEDNPLGCDLLIVDESSMIDCLLFYHLLKALPNGCRLILIGDQDQLPPVGPGNVLKDLIASGVVPVVQLRTVFRQAAESRIVTNAHRINRGEVPLYGEQNSDFFFMEKENGEEALQLVCDLAAVRLPSFLNLDPLEGIQVLTPMRRGSVGVESLNQALQQRLNPAARGKAELQRNGVAYRLGDKVMQIRNNYDKAVFNGDIGRIMSVDAEAQSLVVEYVDGEGSHLIAYEDNELDELVQSYAISVHKSQGSEYPVVILPLLTQHAVMLQRNLLYTAVTRGKKLVVVVGSKRAMQMAVRRNDVAVRYTALAERLRLGR
- the metK gene encoding methionine adenosyltransferase; its protein translation is MNKERHYFTSESVTEGHPDKMCDQISDGILDAIISSDKGARVACETIVCTGLALVMGEITTTTYVDIPSIVRQVIEEIGYTRGKYGFDAENCAVLTSITEQSADIAMGVNAALELKEGSEKETADNWLGAGDQGMMFGFACNETPELMPAPIQYAHQLTHRLAAVRKSGLLPWLRPDGKSQVTVEYEGNVPVRIATVVLSTQHAPDVSQEEIRREILQQVIIPALPAHLLDEQTRYLINPTGRFVIGGPHGDSGLTGRKIIVDTYGGMASHGGGAFSGKDPTKVDRSAAYMARYIAKNLVAAGLADRCELQLAYAIGVAQPVSVMLNTFGTGKLGEDQLVKLVRQYFDMRPAAIINRLNLRRPIYRQVACYGHFGRSDLDLSWEKTDMAQILANAALKISASAV
- a CDS encoding ComF family protein, yielding MIKKPWRYYPWLQAVGSLIFPPLRQCSLCQAKIERESDHGVCPSCYAGLPFLADPVCPICGTPFPGGAICGVCRQRQTTFTANRALLAYQDKGRDLILDYKYRFQPSLADFFAAELTARRLPQYQFEQTPLLTWVPMTRSRLRERGYNPALLLAEALSVTSGYPLQNTLVKTSQPPDQHGLNRAERWQVLKDVYQPIAHLQAAGQVYLLIDDVYTTGATLHFCAAALRQAGAKEVFCLTAGLTL